The following proteins come from a genomic window of Amphiura filiformis chromosome 16, Afil_fr2py, whole genome shotgun sequence:
- the LOC140136438 gene encoding uncharacterized protein, with product MPPRIYSEDILLNLNKRCDQQHCYNIEPSIWTTLSNLGIARKTRRGCRGGKGKGRKIEVHITPKPFDLKPPPSRRRYLVELPAAPVGAGQKPKKTKSLPKACLGSWNARSIKKAASIADFIIDQKLDVLAVTESWLDGDDRDEVPLADIINTLPHFAIHHAPRVNRRGGGACLIVHRGFNVRLNDIHIFQSFEYLDVLLSNGSSSIRLVIIYRPPPSTENKLTVKMFMTEFSQLLETLTIAPGHLLITGDMNFHLDDSSDREATAFMDLLDSCGLCQHVHGPTHKDGHTLDVIISRSSDELISGVAVLNGLPSDHKPLKCLMDVQRPAPVKVEVCSRNLRRIDLEQFKTDITSSTLGSSESKFDHLDGDPSILVDRYEHVLSSLLDSHAPMRTRTIVHRPNAPWYDDKLRSYKREKRKCERKWLKSGLEVDHQLYVQHCQEYRKQLEGAKCEYHRAQISQCDDRQLFKIVNKLSKSSSSSVLPDHSCCKDLANGFGEFFKKKVKRLLDTLDNINPPGLSVDITDSCESEFTAFREVSDEDVCQIVLKSSTKSCPLDPIPTSLLKKCLDPLLPQITNIVNASLMSGVFPQSLKSAQVTPLLKKANSDRNELKNYRQFQT from the coding sequence ATGCCTCCACGAATATACAGTGAGGATATCCTACTTAATCTGAACAAAAGGTGTGATCAACAACATTGTTATAATATTGAACCATCTATCTGGACTACGTTGAGCAACCTTGGTATTGCCAGAAAAACAAGACGAGGTTGCCGTGGAGGAAAGGGGAAAGGACGCAAAATCGAAGTTCATATCACGCCCAAGCCATTTGATTTGAAACCACCGCCTTCGCGGCGGCGCTATCTTGTTGAACTACCTGCAGCCCCAGTCGGAGCTGGACAGAAACCAAAAAAGACAAAATCATTGCCAAAAGCCTGCCTCGGATCATGGAATGCGCGTTCAATTAAAAAAGCGGCGTCTATTGCTGACTTTATAATTGATCAGAAACTTGATGTTCTAGCCGTTACTGAATCATGGCTGGATGGAGACGATCGTGATGAAGTTCCTCTTGCAGATATTATCAACACTCTGCCCCATTTCGCCATTCACCATGCTCCTCGTGTAAACCGCAGAGGCGGCGGCGCCTGTTTGATTGTTCATAGGGGATTCAATGTTAGACTCAATGACATTCATATCTTCCAGTCATTCGAATATCTCGATGTACTGTTGTCAAATGGATCCTCATCAATCAGGTTGGTCATCATCTACCGCCCACCACCATCAACTGAAAACAAACTTACAGTGAAAATGTTCATGACAGAGTTTTCCCAGCTTTTGGAAACTTTGACCATTGCCCCGGGCCATCTTTTGATCACCGGTGATATGAACTTCCATCTTGATGATTCCTCTGATCGCGAAGCGACTGCATTTATGGATCTCTTAGATTCATGTGGACTCTGTCAACATGTCCATGGTCCAACGCACAAGGACGGTCACACATTGGATGTTATTATCTCGCGTTCATCTGATGAGCTTATCTCTGGTGTGGCCGTTTTGAATGGTCTTCCATCAGACCATAAACCATTGAAATGTCTTATGGATGTGCAAAGACCAGCTCCTGTAAAAGTTGAAGTTTGCTCGCGGAACCTACGACGTATTGATCTGGAACAGTTTAAAACTGACATTACATCGTCGACCCTTGGTTCATCTGAAAGCAAATTTGATCATCTCGATGGCGATCCTTCCATTCTAGTTGACCGATATGAACATGTGCTCTCCAGCTTGCTTGATTCCCATGCCCCTATGAGAACTCGGACAATAGTGCACAGACCTAATGCCCCCTGGTATGATGACAAGCTACGATCATATAAACGTGAAAAGCGAAAATGTGAGCGTAAATGGTTAAAATCTGGTTTGGAAGTGGATCACCAGCTGTATGTCCAACACTGCCAAGAATATCGCAAACAACTTGAAGGAGCAAAATGTGAATACCACCGTGCACAAATCAGTCAATGTGATGACCGCCAACTGTTCAAGATTGTCAACAAATTGAGCAAGTCCTCCTCGTCAAGTGTGCTTCCTGACCACTCATGTTGCAAAGATCTCGCGAATGGCTTTGGAGAATTCTTCAAGAAGAAAGTGAAAAGACTGTTAGATACGCTTGACAACATTAATCCACCTGGACTATCTGTTGATATAACTGATTCGTGTGAGAGTGAGTTCACTGCATTTCGTGAGGTATCAGATGAGGATGTTTGCCAGATTGTGTTGAAATCATCTACAAAGTCCTGTCCATTGGATCCAATTCCAACTAGTCTTTTGAAGAAATGTTTGGATCCACTGCTGCCACAGATAACCAACATCGTCAATGCGTCTCTCATGTCTGGTGTATTTCCTCAGTCACTGAAGTCTGCGCAAGTGACTCCACTTTTAAAGAAAGCGAACTCTGACCGAAATGAGCTGAAGAATTACCGCCAATTTCAAACTTGA